One part of the Microcoleus sp. FACHB-672 genome encodes these proteins:
- a CDS encoding prepilin peptidase, translating to MDTFVAVASGLIVFVLGSSIGSFLNVVVYRLPAGLSLLWPPSRCPHCLNRLKASENVPVFGWLRLRGRCSHCRSPISVRYPIVEAATGILFLLVFWTFDASWQTVGYWAFFSWLLALSLIDLDTMTLPNPLTQSGVVAGLAFQAIAGFLPANSPTDSLKQLMAGIIGAVVGVWLLDIIRLVGSRIFNKEAMGAGDAKLAAMMGAWLGWKYLLIAGFLACTVGAFAGGGAIALGWLERNKPMPFGPFLALGAGVTALWGEVILSSYLRLFFPIT from the coding sequence ATTGATACATTCGTTGCGGTTGCATCGGGTCTGATTGTCTTCGTGTTGGGATCTTCGATTGGCAGTTTCTTAAATGTCGTCGTTTACCGGCTGCCGGCAGGCTTATCACTGCTTTGGCCACCTTCTCGCTGTCCCCACTGCCTAAACCGGCTCAAAGCCTCGGAAAACGTGCCGGTGTTCGGTTGGTTGCGGCTGCGGGGGCGCTGTAGCCATTGCCGAAGTCCGATTTCCGTGCGCTATCCGATTGTAGAAGCCGCCACCGGCATCTTATTTTTACTCGTTTTCTGGACGTTTGACGCCTCTTGGCAAACCGTGGGTTACTGGGCTTTTTTTAGTTGGTTGCTAGCGCTGTCACTGATCGATCTGGACACCATGACGCTACCCAACCCCCTCACCCAGTCGGGAGTCGTTGCCGGTTTAGCCTTTCAAGCAATTGCCGGTTTTCTGCCGGCCAACTCCCCAACGGATTCGCTCAAACAACTCATGGCCGGCATCATCGGCGCAGTGGTGGGAGTCTGGCTCTTAGACATTATCCGCTTAGTCGGTTCCCGGATTTTCAACAAAGAAGCAATGGGTGCCGGTGATGCTAAATTAGCCGCCATGATGGGCGCTTGGTTGGGCTGGAAGTATTTGCTCATCGCCGGCTTCCTTGCCTGTACCGTCGGTGCCTTTGCCGGGGGCGGTGCAATTGCCCTAGGTTGGCTAGAACGTAATAAACCCATGCCCTTTGGCCCTTTTCTCGCCCTAGGTGCCGGTGTCACAGCACTTTGGGGCGAAGTGATTTTGAGTAGCTACCTGCGGCTGTTTTTCCCGATTACCTAA
- a CDS encoding HEAT repeat domain-containing protein: MTKPSKQGLLALLKLALLGVSFPLVITSFSLVNAGIKPDNSLDYAQATTKSTPQPSQSATPALVKPATPKPGASAESKKKSQPAEEKVEEKSEKSDEEKEPAPSLILTLSVLAVVMGLYLGVLRFRPLWLLWLPAELNLPKTPITPEVKLPVGILRFLKYRPRVLDAWVEKHLETFQKKFLENETVEERKDYVSLPVLLNGKEIDEITAETLSETFKKDKRVRVLIRGEGGSGKTTISCQIAKWAMEKQHKSKRLAEHLMLPVLIEEELDANAGEGIKPLMEAVVGEIQELIDSEQTIVDELLVEQLLRQRRILLIVDHYSEMSQDTQKNINPDLREFPANALIVTSRIDEKFKGIDINIETLRFDGGKLAYFIEQYLKQCGKWDLFEADQEEFLQECAQLARIVGEQKTITVLLAKLYAERMINAKQDSFASGRSLDNIPDLILAHLEKLNCQGERNTKNEYPTVKQDAKVIAWKCLEQSYKPSPVDREVVVKALGSNNAASCLDYFEKHLRLLKSIGYAEERKNRDKIRFALDPLAEYLAALYLVQDHCKDDEKNWRELLAEVEKKSGNLEEIKGFLLAVRDCCLAKGSEVRVPSFVADELGKLAGLDLEALEQERQRQRIKRLRHNLFAPDATVQDRLHYLGEIGESGSVAKFAAPAIVQFLTNDNSSLRLSAAEVLIKLGNASEAVVQSLLALLEDDNSSMRLSAAKALVKLGNASEDVVQSLLALLQDDHWPGRKDTAEALGKLGNASEEVVQSLLALFQDDHWPVRLSAAEALGKLGNASEEVVQGLSALLQDDNSSVRSLTAQALGKLGNTSEAVMQSLLALLQDDDSSVRLSATKALGKLDNASEDVVQSLLALLEDDNSSMRYLAAHALGNLGNASDAVMQSLLALLQDDDWAVRCLTAEALGNLGNASDAVMQSLLALLQDDNSYVRSLTAEALVKLGNASEPVVQSLSALLEDDDSDVREAAAEALGNLGNASDAVMQSLLALLEDDDSSVRYSAAEALIKLGNASKDVVQGLLALVEDDDSDVREAAAQVLAKLGHPSEPVS; encoded by the coding sequence ATGACCAAGCCGTCTAAACAGGGTTTATTAGCTTTGCTGAAATTAGCCCTCTTGGGTGTTTCTTTTCCGTTAGTAATAACAAGCTTTTCCCTGGTAAACGCCGGCATTAAGCCCGATAATAGTCTGGACTACGCTCAAGCAACGACTAAGTCCACACCTCAACCGAGTCAAAGCGCTACACCGGCATTAGTTAAACCCGCTACACCTAAACCGGGTGCTTCTGCTGAGTCCAAAAAGAAAAGTCAGCCGGCTGAAGAGAAAGTAGAGGAGAAATCGGAAAAATCTGATGAGGAGAAAGAGCCGGCACCGTCGCTAATTTTAACCCTGTCGGTGCTGGCGGTTGTCATGGGTTTGTATTTGGGAGTTCTTCGGTTTCGTCCTCTGTGGCTGCTGTGGCTGCCGGCAGAATTAAACCTACCTAAAACACCCATAACTCCAGAAGTTAAACTACCTGTTGGGATTTTACGGTTTCTTAAGTATCGTCCTAGAGTATTAGATGCTTGGGTTGAGAAACATCTTGAGACTTTTCAGAAAAAGTTTTTGGAAAATGAAACGGTTGAGGAGCGAAAGGATTATGTTTCTCTGCCGGTGTTATTAAATGGTAAAGAAATTGATGAAATAACTGCCGAAACCTTAAGTGAAACTTTTAAAAAAGACAAGCGAGTGCGAGTGCTGATTAGGGGCGAGGGAGGTTCGGGAAAAACAACCATTTCCTGTCAAATTGCTAAATGGGCGATGGAAAAACAGCATAAGTCCAAACGCTTAGCCGAGCATTTGATGTTACCTGTTTTGATAGAGGAAGAACTTGACGCAAACGCTGGAGAAGGCATCAAGCCTTTAATGGAAGCTGTTGTAGGAGAAATTCAGGAATTAATCGACAGCGAACAAACGATAGTTGATGAATTATTGGTCGAGCAACTTCTTCGACAGCGCCGAATTCTATTGATTGTGGATCATTATTCAGAAATGAGTCAAGACACTCAAAAGAATATTAATCCTGACCTCCGAGAGTTTCCAGCCAATGCTTTAATCGTTACTTCAAGAATTGACGAGAAATTTAAAGGAATTGACATTAATATTGAAACTCTCCGGTTTGATGGGGGAAAGTTGGCGTACTTTATCGAGCAGTATTTGAAGCAGTGCGGCAAGTGGGATTTGTTTGAGGCGGATCAGGAGGAATTTTTGCAAGAATGCGCCCAACTTGCACGCATTGTAGGTGAACAGAAAACCATTACAGTTTTGCTAGCAAAGCTTTATGCCGAGCGGATGATTAATGCGAAGCAGGATTCTTTTGCATCTGGGCGTTCTCTTGACAATATCCCTGATTTGATACTGGCGCATTTAGAAAAGCTTAATTGTCAAGGCGAAAGAAATACTAAAAATGAATATCCTACAGTTAAACAGGATGCCAAAGTCATTGCTTGGAAATGCCTGGAGCAAAGCTATAAACCCTCCCCTGTTGATCGCGAAGTAGTGGTTAAAGCCTTGGGGAGCAATAATGCAGCATCATGCCTTGATTATTTTGAGAAACATCTCCGTCTACTCAAGTCAATTGGATACGCTGAAGAGAGAAAAAACAGAGACAAAATCCGCTTCGCTCTCGATCCACTGGCTGAGTATCTGGCTGCACTATATCTGGTACAAGACCACTGCAAAGACGATGAGAAAAACTGGCGAGAATTATTAGCAGAAGTCGAGAAAAAATCAGGAAATTTAGAAGAAATAAAAGGTTTTTTGCTAGCAGTAAGAGACTGCTGTCTGGCTAAAGGCTCAGAAGTCAGAGTCCCCAGTTTCGTAGCTGACGAACTTGGTAAATTGGCAGGATTAGATTTAGAAGCTTTGGAACAAGAACGACAGCGACAACGGATTAAACGTCTCCGCCACAACTTGTTTGCTCCAGATGCAACAGTACAAGATCGGCTGCACTATCTTGGAGAAATCGGAGAAAGTGGTTCAGTCGCTAAATTTGCCGCTCCTGCTATTGTCCAATTTCTAACAAATGATAATTCATCCTTGCGTTTGTCAGCCGCAGAGGTGTTGATCAAGTTGGGCAATGCTTCAGAAGCCGTGGTGCAATCGCTATTGGCGCTTCTTGAAGATGACAATTCATCCATGCGTTTGTCAGCAGCAAAAGCGTTGGTCAAGTTAGGCAATGCTTCAGAAGACGTGGTGCAATCGCTATTGGCGCTTCTTCAAGATGACCATTGGCCCGGGCGTAAGGATACCGCAGAGGCGTTGGGCAAGTTAGGCAATGCTTCAGAAGAGGTGGTGCAATCGCTATTGGCCCTATTTCAAGATGACCATTGGCCCGTGCGTTTGTCAGCCGCAGAGGCGTTGGGCAAGTTAGGCAATGCTTCAGAAGAGGTGGTGCAAGGGCTATCGGCGCTACTTCAAGATGACAATTCATCCGTACGTTCCTTAACCGCACAGGCGTTGGGCAAGTTAGGCAATACTTCAGAAGCCGTGATGCAATCGTTATTGGCGCTACTTCAAGATGACGATTCATCCGTGCGTTTGTCAGCCACAAAGGCGTTGGGCAAGTTAGACAATGCTTCAGAAGACGTGGTGCAATCGCTATTGGCGCTTCTTGAAGATGACAATTCATCCATGCGTTACTTAGCCGCACATGCGTTGGGCAACTTAGGCAATGCTTCAGACGCCGTGATGCAATCGTTATTGGCGCTACTTCAAGATGACGATTGGGCTGTGCGTTGCTTAACCGCAGAGGCGTTGGGCAACTTAGGCAATGCTTCAGACGCCGTGATGCAATCGTTATTGGCGCTACTTCAAGATGACAATTCATACGTGCGTTCCTTAACCGCAGAGGCGTTGGTTAAGTTAGGCAATGCTTCAGAACCTGTGGTGCAATCGCTATCGGCGCTACTTGAAGATGACGATTCAGACGTGCGTGAGGCTGCCGCAGAGGCGTTGGGCAACTTAGGCAATGCTTCAGACGCCGTGATGCAATCGTTATTGGCGCTACTTGAAGATGACGATTCATCCGTGCGTTACTCAGCCGCAGAGGCGTTGATTAAGTTAGGCAATGCTTCAAAAGATGTGGTGCAAGGGCTATTGGCGCTAGTTGAAGATGACGATTCAGACGTGCGTGAGGCTGCCGCACAGGTGTTGGCAAAATTGGGTCATCCTTCTGAGCCTGTTAGTTGA
- the radC gene encoding RadC family protein, producing the protein MTYSLRIADIPLSERPRERLMSHGPKNLATAELIAILLGTGQGAGKLSAVGLGQYILQKLSEHQRDPLEVLRDISVQELTQIHGIGPAKATTILAAVELGKRAFQSRPSDRTEIDSPAAAAAALSHELMWQNQEKFAVLLLDVKNRLLGTKVITIGTATETLAHPRDIFREVIRQGATRAIIAHNHPTGSVDPSPEDITLTRQLLAGAQLLSIPLLDHLILGNGNHKSLRQTTSLWDECPQAD; encoded by the coding sequence ATGACCTACAGCCTAAGAATTGCAGATATCCCCCTAAGCGAACGGCCTCGTGAGCGATTAATGTCTCATGGCCCTAAAAATCTAGCCACAGCCGAACTCATTGCCATTTTATTAGGAACCGGCCAAGGTGCGGGAAAACTTTCTGCTGTCGGACTTGGGCAATACATCTTGCAAAAATTAAGCGAACACCAGCGCGATCCACTGGAAGTTTTAAGAGATATCAGCGTTCAAGAATTAACGCAAATTCATGGAATCGGGCCGGCAAAAGCAACCACTATTTTAGCCGCCGTCGAACTCGGTAAACGCGCTTTTCAATCTCGCCCCTCAGATCGCACGGAAATTGACAGTCCCGCCGCCGCCGCCGCCGCCCTCAGTCACGAACTCATGTGGCAAAATCAGGAGAAATTTGCCGTACTGCTGCTAGATGTGAAAAATCGCTTGCTGGGCACTAAAGTGATTACGATTGGCACAGCAACGGAAACCCTCGCCCATCCCCGCGACATTTTCCGCGAAGTGATCCGCCAAGGTGCCACCCGTGCGATTATCGCCCATAACCACCCCACCGGCAGCGTCGATCCCAGTCCCGAAGACATCACTCTTACCCGCCAACTGCTGGCTGGGGCGCAACTTCTCAGCATTCCCCTGCTGGATCATTTAATTTTGGGTAATGGCAACCACAAAAGCTTGCGCCAAACGACAAGTTTGTGGGATGAGTGTCCCCAGGCAGATTGA
- a CDS encoding DNA phosphorothioation system restriction enzyme — protein MPTFIELRQYQKQAIANWLANQGRGTLKMATGSGKTITALAIVTELYRKIGLQVLLVVCPYRHLVTQWASECEKFGLLPVLAFESVRNWQSQLSTQLYNIRAGSQPFLTVITTNATLMGDGLQSQLKYLPVKTLIVGDEAHNLGAPKLEESLPRNIGLRLALSATPERYFDELGTEAVFDYFGPVLQPELTLADAIRQGALVRYLYHPILVDLTESESRTYSRLTTRIGWALSEETNFETNETVTALLMQRARLIGAAANKLNALRQLMAKRRDTTHTLFYCGDGSVEGAMSQRSNRQLAEVARILGGELGYRINTYTAETPLAERENLRRQFESGELQGLVAIRCLDEGVDIPAIQTAVILASSNNPRQFIQRRGRVLRPHPGKERATLFDMIVMPPDLGRDTLEVERNLLRKELGRFLEFADLADNAGEARVKLLSLQNRYGLLDI, from the coding sequence ATGCCGACTTTTATTGAATTGCGACAATATCAAAAGCAAGCGATTGCGAATTGGTTAGCAAACCAAGGGCGAGGAACTTTAAAAATGGCAACCGGCAGCGGTAAGACAATTACGGCGCTGGCAATTGTCACAGAATTATATCGAAAAATCGGCTTACAAGTGTTGTTGGTGGTTTGTCCTTACCGACATTTGGTGACGCAGTGGGCATCTGAATGTGAAAAGTTTGGATTATTGCCGGTTTTAGCATTTGAAAGTGTGCGTAATTGGCAAAGTCAACTTTCAACCCAACTTTATAATATTCGTGCCGGCAGTCAACCATTTCTCACGGTGATTACAACCAATGCTACATTGATGGGCGACGGCTTGCAATCCCAATTAAAATATCTGCCGGTTAAAACACTCATTGTCGGAGATGAAGCGCATAATTTAGGTGCGCCAAAGTTAGAGGAAAGCTTGCCTCGCAACATTGGGTTACGGTTAGCGCTGTCTGCCACACCCGAAAGATATTTTGATGAATTGGGGACAGAAGCAGTGTTTGATTATTTCGGGCCGGTTTTGCAACCCGAATTAACCTTAGCGGATGCAATTCGTCAAGGGGCATTAGTTCGTTATCTTTACCATCCCATTCTTGTTGATTTAACTGAGTCGGAAAGTCGGACGTATTCCCGGTTAACCACAAGAATTGGTTGGGCATTAAGTGAAGAGACAAATTTTGAGACAAATGAAACAGTAACAGCGTTGCTGATGCAGCGAGCACGGTTAATTGGGGCAGCTGCAAATAAGTTAAATGCGTTGCGGCAGTTAATGGCAAAGCGCCGGGATACAACGCATACTTTATTTTATTGTGGGGATGGTTCTGTAGAGGGGGCAATGAGTCAAAGAAGTAATCGGCAATTGGCAGAAGTGGCGCGAATTTTAGGGGGAGAATTGGGCTATCGCATCAATACTTATACAGCAGAAACGCCTTTAGCAGAACGCGAGAATTTGCGCCGGCAATTTGAATCGGGAGAATTGCAAGGATTAGTGGCCATTCGCTGTTTAGATGAAGGAGTAGATATTCCCGCAATTCAGACGGCTGTGATTTTAGCAAGTAGTAATAATCCTCGTCAATTTATTCAGCGTCGCGGTCGAGTTTTGCGTCCCCATCCAGGGAAAGAACGGGCAACTTTATTTGACATGATTGTCATGCCTCCAGATTTGGGGCGAGATACGTTGGAGGTGGAACGCAATTTGTTAAGAAAAGAGTTAGGCCGATTTTTAGAATTTGCAGATCTAGCAGATAATGCGGGAGAAGCAAGAGTAAAATTACTGAGTCTTCAAAACCGATATGGATTGTTAGATATTTGA
- a CDS encoding AAA family ATPase produces MKLISITLCNFRQFYGKTPEIFLGCGDEKNTTIIHGNNGAGKTTLMNAFTWALYEKFSTAFAAETQLVNKRAITEAEVGKAVVCSVEVIFEHDSKRYQAKRVCRAYRNETGNVEQGDSKLQMLIAGNEGRWMPPLQPAEDIINRILPVSLHQYFFFDGERIEQIVRHDKKEEIAEATKELLGIEVLNRAIRHLGEARKSLETDLRGIGDPQTKKMLATKQRLEKEVERLQNRQTEIEGEVQNQGELKTTLSSRLLELGGAEDLQRLRTELETQKESLQQQLKQATEGLKTAISTRGFTVLLPDITAEYHAIVEGLRERGELPTGIKRPFVEELLHREQCICGAELKDGTHAHHLVQAWMDKAGVADVEETAIRLSEQVSEIDKQAPDFWEEVDRQQANIDRYRTELSRIETQLDDTKKKLRDFPDEDVSQLQKRLDEIDKKISELNKETGSNEQQLNSLKLEIKELAKQIEKQQMNESRQLLAQSRIGAAQDAMDRLTEVRTRLEQQFRLQLEKRVREIFSSISFTPYIPKLTEKYALKLVENTSGKEADVAASTGENQILSLSFIGGIIDRVREWSKKNTLMGPDSSTFPIVMDSPFGSLDEISRRRVASSIPKLANQLIVLVTKTQWRGEVAEEMANCIGNEYVLSYNSPKPDCEEDAIELNGVRYPLVRQSPNEFEYTEIIEVERKF; encoded by the coding sequence ATGAAGCTGATTTCAATCACGCTGTGTAATTTTCGTCAGTTTTATGGCAAAACCCCAGAAATTTTTTTGGGGTGTGGGGATGAGAAAAATACGACGATCATTCACGGCAATAATGGTGCCGGAAAAACGACACTGATGAATGCCTTTACCTGGGCGCTTTATGAAAAATTCAGTACAGCGTTTGCGGCGGAAACTCAACTGGTAAATAAACGCGCCATTACAGAAGCTGAAGTGGGAAAAGCTGTTGTGTGTTCTGTAGAAGTTATTTTTGAACATGATAGCAAACGCTACCAAGCCAAGCGTGTTTGTCGTGCCTACCGCAATGAAACCGGCAACGTTGAGCAGGGTGATAGTAAGTTACAAATGCTTATTGCTGGAAATGAAGGCCGGTGGATGCCACCGCTGCAGCCGGCAGAAGATATTATTAATCGGATTTTACCCGTAAGTTTGCACCAGTATTTCTTTTTTGATGGAGAACGAATTGAGCAAATTGTCCGGCATGACAAAAAAGAAGAAATTGCGGAAGCTACAAAAGAATTGCTAGGGATTGAGGTATTAAATCGTGCGATTCGGCATTTGGGAGAAGCGAGAAAATCCTTAGAAACTGATTTAAGAGGAATTGGCGATCCTCAAACAAAAAAAATGTTAGCCACCAAGCAAAGGTTAGAAAAAGAAGTTGAGCGTTTGCAAAACCGACAAACGGAAATTGAGGGAGAGGTTCAAAACCAAGGAGAGTTAAAAACAACCCTAAGCAGCCGATTACTAGAATTAGGCGGTGCTGAGGATTTACAGCGTCTGCGGACTGAATTAGAAACTCAAAAAGAGTCGCTACAGCAACAGCTTAAGCAAGCGACTGAAGGACTTAAAACAGCAATCTCAACGCGAGGCTTTACAGTTTTGCTGCCAGATATAACCGCTGAATATCATGCCATTGTTGAAGGGTTGCGGGAACGAGGCGAGTTACCCACCGGCATCAAGCGTCCATTTGTAGAAGAGTTGCTACATCGGGAACAATGTATCTGCGGTGCAGAGTTGAAAGACGGCACCCACGCACATCATTTGGTGCAAGCTTGGATGGATAAAGCGGGAGTTGCGGATGTAGAAGAAACGGCAATTCGCTTGAGTGAACAGGTGAGCGAAATTGACAAACAAGCACCGGATTTTTGGGAAGAAGTGGATCGGCAGCAAGCAAATATTGATCGATATCGCACTGAACTTTCTCGCATTGAAACGCAGTTAGATGATACGAAGAAAAAATTGCGAGACTTTCCAGATGAAGATGTGAGTCAGTTGCAAAAGCGTTTAGATGAAATTGATAAAAAAATCAGCGAACTCAATAAAGAGACCGGTTCTAATGAGCAACAGCTTAATAGCCTAAAATTGGAAATTAAAGAATTAGCCAAGCAAATTGAAAAGCAGCAAATGAATGAAAGCCGGCAATTACTGGCACAGAGCCGGATTGGAGCAGCTCAGGATGCGATGGATCGCTTAACTGAGGTGAGAACGCGCCTCGAACAACAGTTTCGTTTGCAATTAGAAAAACGGGTGCGTGAAATTTTTTCCTCGATTTCGTTTACTCCCTATATTCCAAAGCTGACAGAGAAATATGCTCTAAAGTTAGTGGAAAACACATCAGGAAAAGAGGCAGATGTCGCCGCTTCGACGGGAGAAAATCAAATTCTTAGTTTATCGTTTATTGGGGGAATTATTGATCGGGTGCGGGAATGGAGTAAAAAAAATACTCTAATGGGTCCCGATAGTAGCACATTTCCCATCGTCATGGATTCTCCCTTTGGGAGTTTGGATGAAATTTCGCGCCGGCGTGTGGCAAGTTCAATTCCAAAATTAGCCAATCAGTTGATTGTGTTGGTAACAAAAACTCAGTGGCGCGGTGAAGTTGCCGAGGAAATGGCAAATTGTATTGGTAACGAATATGTTCTTTCTTACAATTCTCCCAAACCCGATTGTGAGGAAGATGCGATTGAGTTAAATGGGGTGCGTTATCCACTGGTGCGGCAAAGTCCGAATGAATTTGAATATACGGAAATTATTGAAGTAGAACGCAAATTTTAA
- a CDS encoding Uma2 family endonuclease: MVAPTLRDFITDAWVKASWEEFLAIADDPKYETSRFYYDQGDMRIEMAPIGSSHSQDNGIIYNLVSLYATLKKIRIKGFVNCSFRKTGVQECQPDSAFYIGAEIRFPPRTNSPIDLNELEAPILVVENAATSVNDDLGRKRLLYERLGVKEYWVVDANKCDVIAFEIDDARSGQIQESRVLPGLEIAVVEEALERSQNQDDGEINRWLIQKFS; this comes from the coding sequence ATGGTTGCTCCAACGCTGCGGGATTTTATAACAGATGCCTGGGTAAAGGCAAGCTGGGAAGAATTTTTAGCCATAGCTGACGATCCAAAATATGAAACGAGCCGGTTTTATTATGATCAAGGGGATATGAGGATTGAAATGGCACCCATTGGGTCAAGCCACAGTCAGGATAATGGCATCATTTATAATCTTGTGAGTCTTTATGCCACGCTTAAGAAGATCCGCATTAAAGGATTTGTCAATTGCAGTTTTCGCAAAACAGGTGTGCAGGAATGCCAACCGGACTCGGCTTTCTATATCGGCGCAGAGATTCGATTTCCACCCCGAACAAATTCTCCAATTGATTTGAATGAGCTTGAAGCACCAATACTCGTGGTAGAAAATGCAGCTACCTCTGTTAATGATGATTTAGGGAGAAAGCGGTTACTTTATGAACGCTTAGGAGTAAAAGAATACTGGGTTGTGGATGCGAATAAATGTGATGTCATTGCCTTTGAAATAGACGATGCCCGCAGCGGTCAAATTCAGGAGTCGCGGGTTCTACCAGGACTAGAAATCGCAGTCGTTGAGGAAGCTTTGGAACGTAGTCAGAATCAGGATGATGGAGAAATCAATCGCTGGTTGATTCAGAAATTCAGTTAA
- a CDS encoding DNA phosphorothioation-associated protein 4, with the protein MGANRIRIAKDKADLVKALIDAKETTGPFQTYADVVVFAAALGAKRKKRVPLEEISTKEPAPIALEIFDSRGYDRAIKLLAVTETKDPKILSLFDEKAEEKRIHIFEEYANGGLEILREELRGAVDYSERILLMLISDRQKQEQPTEEFDLSRFLS; encoded by the coding sequence ATGGGTGCGAATCGAATTAGAATTGCCAAGGATAAGGCGGATTTAGTCAAAGCCTTAATCGATGCCAAAGAAACAACCGGCCCTTTTCAAACCTATGCCGATGTCGTCGTATTTGCGGCAGCATTGGGCGCGAAACGGAAAAAACGAGTGCCGCTAGAAGAAATTTCCACAAAAGAGCCGGCACCTATTGCCCTAGAAATTTTTGATTCCAGAGGCTATGATCGCGCCATCAAGTTGCTAGCAGTAACCGAGACAAAAGACCCAAAAATTCTTTCGTTGTTTGATGAAAAAGCCGAAGAGAAACGCATCCATATTTTTGAAGAATATGCGAATGGGGGGTTAGAAATCTTGCGAGAAGAACTTCGGGGAGCAGTAGACTATTCAGAGAGAATTTTATTAATGTTAATCTCTGACCGGCAGAAGCAAGAGCAGCCAACAGAAGAATTTGATCTCAGCCGGTTTCTCAGTTAA
- a CDS encoding DGQHR domain-containing protein: MSSASNPQPDIASRILEQQNQEREALALLLDRHLSRSDQLLVQKTQMGSTEAFIGSVTLEWLDSRVRFASQLPLFQKKFDAKTDNVIRDEQTVDEILQRPLDWSRQASLTQYLAGRKAHKFPAVLVVQSPSWVDDPKAPEWDKNGRALKPAAIFTPLDKDSTIGLLDVSETVAIFALDGQHRLMGVQGLMMLLKTGRLQPYNKTKKAVGNAITIDDLSQQYQVEPADLQRLAKEKIGIEFIPAVVAGETREEARRRVRSIFVHVNLMAVNLSQGQLALLNEDDGFSIIARKVAVTHPLFKEKKGRNPRVNWDSATVATKSTVLTTLQAMKDMSERYLGHKFPHWKPVDKKGLIPMRPEDEELEEGLKEFRALFDSLSSLVSYQRLEDGAETPQLRRFSFEKDGGEGNILFRPVGQIAVAQALGILVFKKRFSLEDIFKKLQRYDIDGGFSGMEFPQSPWYGVLYDPNKKRIVVAGRDLAARLIVYILGGIKDDMERAELRLELAESRRVGANQAMSFEGKFVDLKKVGLPPVLS; this comes from the coding sequence ATGAGCAGCGCCAGCAACCCACAGCCAGACATTGCCAGCCGAATACTGGAACAGCAAAATCAAGAGCGAGAGGCACTCGCACTCCTGCTAGACCGGCACCTTTCCCGAAGTGACCAGCTTTTGGTTCAGAAAACCCAGATGGGGAGCACAGAGGCGTTTATTGGGTCTGTCACCCTGGAATGGCTCGACAGTCGGGTTCGCTTCGCTTCGCAACTACCGTTATTCCAAAAAAAGTTCGACGCAAAAACAGACAATGTCATTCGGGATGAGCAAACTGTTGATGAAATTTTGCAACGTCCCCTTGACTGGTCGCGTCAGGCATCCTTGACTCAGTATCTCGCGGGACGAAAGGCGCACAAATTTCCGGCTGTTTTGGTGGTGCAAAGTCCTTCTTGGGTAGACGATCCAAAGGCTCCTGAATGGGATAAAAATGGACGCGCACTCAAGCCGGCTGCGATTTTCACGCCTTTGGATAAAGACAGCACAATTGGGCTTTTAGATGTTTCTGAAACTGTGGCAATTTTCGCATTAGACGGACAACACCGGCTCATGGGTGTGCAAGGTCTAATGATGTTACTCAAAACCGGCAGATTGCAACCCTATAACAAAACGAAAAAGGCGGTGGGGAATGCGATTACAATTGACGATCTTTCCCAGCAATATCAAGTTGAGCCGGCAGATTTACAGCGCTTAGCAAAGGAAAAAATCGGGATTGAATTTATTCCCGCAGTTGTCGCCGGAGAAACCCGTGAAGAAGCACGACGGCGAGTGAGATCGATCTTCGTTCATGTCAATTTAATGGCTGTGAATTTAAGTCAGGGTCAGCTTGCACTCTTAAATGAAGATGATGGATTTTCCATTATTGCTCGAAAAGTTGCTGTCACACATCCGCTATTTAAAGAAAAGAAAGGTCGCAATCCTCGCGTAAATTGGGATAGCGCCACAGTTGCGACCAAATCGACTGTTTTAACAACGCTTCAGGCGATGAAAGATATGTCTGAGCGCTACTTGGGCCATAAATTCCCTCACTGGAAGCCGGTGGATAAAAAAGGTTTAATTCCCATGCGTCCGGAGGATGAGGAACTTGAGGAGGGACTGAAAGAGTTTAGAGCGCTTTTCGATTCTTTATCAAGCTTAGTCAGCTATCAAAGACTCGAAGATGGTGCAGAAACGCCCCAATTACGCCGATTTAGTTTTGAAAAAGATGGGGGAGAAGGAAATATTTTATTTCGTCCCGTCGGTCAAATTGCGGTGGCTCAAGCTTTAGGAATTTTAGTTTTCAAAAAACGTTTTTCTCTAGAGGATATCTTTAAAAAACTCCAGCGGTATGATATAGACGGCGGATTCAGTGGAATGGAGTTTCCCCAATCTCCTTGGTATGGGGTTTTGTATGATCCAAATAAGAAGCGAATCGTCGTTGCCGGTCGTGATTTAGCGGCAAGGCTAATTGTGTATATTTTGGGGGGAATTAAAGATGATATGGAACGTGCAGAACTTCGCTTGGAGTTAGCGGAATCGAGGAGAGTGGGGGCGAATCAAGCGATGAGTTTTGAGGGTAAGTTTGTTGATTTGAAAAAGGTAGGGCTTCCGCCTGTGTTGAGTTAG